The Prunus dulcis chromosome 3, ALMONDv2, whole genome shotgun sequence genome segment ttcttcttcttcttcttcttcttcatccacTACTCTCCACGATCGCATCACGGTCATCAGAGACCCAGAACCCTCAGTTCTACCAGTGCTCGAACAGTAGGTCACTGAAGGTGGAGCTCTTAAGAAGCAAGAGCTTCAGTCACTGGTTCGACTCTTGAAGGACTTCAGACGCTTCAATCAGGCTGTTGAGGTTCAAATCTTTCTTACCGACTTCACAGTTTCTttccttgttttattttggttctttgtaactcttttttttatatatatgtttctaTAGGTCAATTCAACCAGTTATCAAAACGATTGGAAtatattatcttttatttataaacctaCGCAATTGGATTGGTATTTTGTTACTTTCATCAGTTGCGTGTGAATGTCGTGTTATTCAGGTGTCTGCAATGTATTATCGACAATCTGAAATTTAAATGTATGAACTGTTGACCATTTTAGAAGCACAAGATCCAAGCCTTGCTCTTTTTAACATTTCTTGCTTTGAATTAACCAATATGCTGGTTCTCGTGGTTTGAAGTTGGTGAACTGGGGATGCAAATGATGGATTGCAGCACTACCAAATAACCAAAGTCACCTGCAAATCTTTTCTAGCAAATTGTTATTGGCactctgaaaaagaaaaaaaaaatcataatgtACTGCTCTTGTGTGAGAGCATAAGGAGAAAATTTGACTGCAAGGAGTGTAGGATGACTATTTTGGAGTGCCAATAAcatatcatttttttctttttcttttgatatactgtatttttttctcattaattACCGTCATTTAGGGAAAATGTGCTATCATGCCATGTTATCGTTGGTCAATGATTTTTATATGTTAGAATTCATCTCATTGTTGGCATGGCCTCTGTCTTGTGGTGAGTGATTGTTGTTGTGAACTATAATTAGATGACCTAGGTCGGTGTGACTCAGATTGATTCCAACCTTACCAAAAATGTGTTTAGACTGTCTAATCACTATGTGTCATCCTTTTGTTATTTAGATATATCCCAGTGGATGACAGATCGCAGGTATTTTGATTTATCGCCAATTTGCTTAATTTGAATGACGAAAGATTCTACCATTGGCttcatttcaaacaaaagcagaGATTCCGACTTCAAAGACAGTAAATCAAAACTGCAAACTGGAAGCTGGCAGCAAAAACACACCATCAATTGGCTTTATTTCAAACACAAGCAAATACAAACAGAGTTTCCAACTTGACAGGAGGACAGTGCAAACTGGAAATTGGCTGGCTTACTGCTGCGGCTTTATGTAAGACAGAATGGAGTAAACTGTTTGTATCAAGGTCAATACTGTAACTAAGACGACAGCATACGCAAAATTCGTGAATTGGAAcggatttttaaaatatgtacGAAACTCTCCTTTAAAGCGGTTGAATGGAATCAAACAATGGTCGTTCACATCCCGATAGAGTCTCCAGTAACAACAATTGCGCGGCCTAACATCATTGGAAAGACTACTAAAAACCAAGGATATGTCGTAGCCCGAAACGTTTTCTGTAATTCCACACTTAGCGAGACACTCTACATCTTTGTCAGACGTAATAAGTTGCTCCAACAACGCAGCATAAGAGGTAATTATACTGGCTGTTTCACACTGTTCATACGCGACGAGATTTCTAAACAGAGATTCTCCATTCTTATGAATTCTTATCTGTGGAATTCTCATCACTCCATTTTTGAAGGTTATATTGAACATGTCCGGTCCAGTTCCACGTATAAATATAATTCCTGACTTTTCAAGTTCTGTCACAGAGGGCATACGCAAAGAAGAAGTCCGACCTAAGTGTTGTGCACGTGATGGTTGTGCACGTGATGATTGTGCACGTGATGGTTGTGCACGTGATGAGAGCAAAGAGTTTTTTACCAAGTCAAGCAAATGCTTGCCTTCCAATGCTTCACGGACGTGTTGCCAGTCCCGCATCCTCAAGGTGTACCCTTCAAAGTATTCTAGAGTAAGCTCGGAAAGTGAATACCTATTACCGGCATTACTTTCCCGTGTGAGGTCAAACAAACGGTCAATAACTTTCCAAGGAAGCTGGTTTTCAAGTAGAAGCAAGTCATTTATGAGGATCGGTTCCATCCATGGCCTATGGAACACAGGATCGTCGTCCTTGATTAGCACCTCTCCTGAAAACTTGCGGAAGAGCTCAATGATAAAGCAACCATCGACCACCATCATTTCTACAAATTCATCACTGGTTAGATCAATATTTTCTTCATAGCAATCGCGACAATCTTGTTCCATATCTCTAATGGCTCCGACAAAATCCTCTAAGCCAGTAGTTGGAGTTGGTTTTCGATCAAGAAGGCAATGCAAATACCACGATTTAATCACTTCCATGGCTTGGAACTGCAATCCACGCTGAAATGGTCCAATTGAAAGTAAATGTGGAACATACACTTCTTCTTTACCCTTAAGCAGCACATGAGGGATTCTAAATATGCAATGATGAGCTCGTGATGGAGACTGCTGGTGAAGTTTTGCTTGAATTGAGGACGctaatatttcattttcatttctcacaTTATTTGCAGCCATCCTAGTAAGGGAAAATGGAAATTGTTGCAACCCAAATGTAATAAAACTTGTTTGAAACACTAACTCTCagacctaaaaataaaaaaataaaaaactaactAACTAACTCgggttaatcattttattagtctCTGAACTTAGactcgatttgcatttgagttcctcaatttccaaaatcgttcatgtggtccttcaactttagtttcgttaggacaaatggtcctgtcgtcaattttgttaacttttctgttaaatgcagtcgcaaaatggtatttttgtattaaattgattaaaatatgaataaaaaatttaaaaactaaaaactaaaaattaaaaattaaactctctctccctctctattCCGATTTGTACTCCCCCCAAActtgactttttttttgttggttttatttttattttttaattgttattttaaagatatgattttttattcaattttttggttttaacataaaaaataccattttgcccttgcatttaatagaaaaagttaacaaaattgacggtatgaccatttgtcctaatgaaagtgaagttaaaggaccacgggaacgattttgaaaatttaggGACTCAAATGCAAAGCGGATCTAAGTTCAAGaactaataaaacaattaacccCACTAACTCTaatgtgttttatttatttatttatttattccgTCAAAGTAACTATATTTCAAAGAGTGCATAGCGGCCACAGCACTCGCAGCACAACAGCAACACCAGCCACAGTGGGCTTTAGGTAATGCTGTTTTAATACTACTTTTTAGCTACAGAATTgggatctttttttttttgtcaagaaAGCTTGGGTGCAATGGGGGGAGGGGGAATCCACCACCATTGTGGTGGATATTGGGATCTTTGCTAGAATGCCAGTTATagttttttagaatttttatcAGCAAATCGGATgtatttacaaaataaattggtttcaAGTATATATTAATGCAAGTTCTTGAATGGATAGAGATGAAGATATAGAGATAACTTACACTTCTGATTCACTTACGGGTGAGAGGTAGCTTGCACACTTCTGATTCACTTTTGAAGCAATTGTTCTCCTATCAATATTGCTAaaatgagagagtgagaagaAAGGTTTTTGGTTTCAATTGAATTGATTTCTTTGTATCACTTACAGCATAATTTATACAAGGAAAAGGCTTGCTAACGAAGCTCAATATTAATTACAAGTGGGTAGATGACAGCTGGTTTTGGGTTCCCAATTCCTGGAGATTGCAGCAACAGCCTCCCAAAGTCAAACCAGACAACTAGCTAACAATCAACTAGCTAACAATCAACTAGCCATATTAggtttgaccaaaaaaaaacactagccataaataaaaaaaataaaaaataaaacactaGCCATATTAGACAATAAAAAGGCAATACACATGCAATACAACGGCAATAAATTCAATGGATAAACCCACACCACAGTGAAGGATAAAAGCCCGCGGTGAAGGACATAAAAGTTTGATGGATAAAAAGTGCATTCAATTCTGCATTTGGTTGTGTTATTCTGAACTTTTAAAGTAgttcttataattttattttgttcacaTGCAGGCTTTTCATGTGTTTCATACTTCCTGCCTTATACACTGGATACTTCTGTGTGAGGTTGAGATTGCAAATCAGTCCACTAGTTCAAAAGTGAGAAGAAGATCTAGGAGAAAAAATGCAGCCAAGTGCAATGGACAAGATGGTCAGATGAAAGCTTTGAGCACGCAAATCCATTCTGTATTCTGCCAAGAGTGCCAGGGTACTGGTGCAATCATTGATGGAGATTAAAGAGAATATCACTCCGGTTCATCCTAGGAAATCAGTTGATTTCCCCAAATCAGACTTGACAGATTCTTCCTCCCAAGATCAACGACATATTAGCTAGAATTGATTCATAACATATATGAGATTATTGTACTTACCTTGTATTGCTTCTTTCTGTAAATAGACTTGAGAAAGTCTACTCTCTGTACATTATATACGGCTGCAATACAGAGACCAAACAGACTGGTTGATTCAATTACTCTCCTCCTCTATCTCTCATCTCCCCTCTCCCCCCTGAACTCTGTTTTTtatatggtatcagagctcttCGGAGCCAAAGCTCACGGTTTTCGATCCTACCCAATCAAATGGCAAACACACCCAAGTCTGGAGAATCAAGTCATATTGATATGACAAAACTGATTTCTGAAATGTCAAAGCTTGCCTCACCCTCATTCTCATTCCCATCCTTGCCCACCTCTTTCAACATCTCATCTCTGTTCCCAATTCCCATGGACAGAACCAACTATTTGAGTTGGAAATCACAATTTGAAGACGTATTGGAGATGCATGGCCTTGCAGAGGTCATCAAGAAAACCACAGACCCACCCAAAGTGCAAGAAGATGGCTCTGTGCATCCTGAGTTCGCCAGAGACAAACTGGTCCTGAGTTGGATCAAGGCGACTTCCTCCTCTTCCATAAAGATTCTACTCATCCCGTGTACCACCGCCTATCAGGCCTGGAATCTTCTGGGCAAGCGCCTCTCACCCCTTGCAGGTACCCGTGTGCGGATCCTTCGAGACCAAATTCGCACCCTCAGGAAGGAACATACCACAACTGTGACTGACTACCTCAACCATGCCAAATCACTTCTTGATTCCCTCACACAAGCTGGTGCAACAATGGATGATGATGAATTCATTAGCTATGTTCTAGACGGACTTGGGCTTGAATACAAGGAGTTAGCCACCACACTCCACTTGCACCCAGATATTGGTTTTGACCAATTTTATGATCTAGCTCTCAGAGAGGAACAATTACAGAAACGCATGTCGCTCAACGTGGCCTCAGGTGTTGCTATGGCTGCTGATCGACTGCCCAATGAGCGAAAACCTCATTCAAACTCCGCTGGTCGCCATCACAACCCCTATCACGGATCTGGACGAGGACGTGGACGTGGCAGAAATTGGATTCAAGGGCACAATGGGCAAACAGATCCGTGGAAATCAACCCAAGGAAATTGGCTACAAGGACACAACGCTCAGGCTCGCGACCAGCGGATTGCATCTTCTCACGCAACTCTTACAGATGGCCGCCCACCACTCCTTCCAACACCACCTGGCAATTCTCCAAATACCCAGCGCTCAGAAGTCATTTGTTATCGGTGTGATAGGCCTGGTCACATAGCCCGCTTCTGTCCAGATCGTAAGCCTCATGCCTACGTGGCTGAAAATGCTGTCAACCCGTCTCCTTCTATTGATGATATAGCAAACCTCAATTGGTGTCTTGACTCCGGTGCTACCCATCACATGACCGCCCACACCGCTTCTCTACCGCATGCCCAGCCTTACACAGGTACTGATACAATTGTTGTTGGCAATGGGAATCAGTTAGCAATAACACATATTGGCAATACTAAAGTGACCGGGTTACATAAGTCCTTAAACCTTAATGAAGTGCTATGCGTACCTGCAATACGAAAGAATTTGATATCTATTCGTCATTTTTGTCGTGATAATGATTGTTTCTTTGAGTTGGATGCTAATGGTTTTCATGTCAAGGACATCAAGGCGGGGACGGTACTTCTTACTGGCAGTAGTTCTGATGGGCTTTATCACATTCAGGCAACCCCATATCTTGCTCGTCAACTTGCCTTCTATGGAGAGCGCACGACACAGGAAGTGTGGCATGCACGCCTTGGACATCCATCTCATTCAGTTTTTACAACCTTGTTGCATAAGTACCATTTACTTGTTAATGGTACCATTATCTCCAATAAAAATTGTCATATTTGCCCATTGGGAAAATCTTGTAGACTGCCTTTTGAATACAGACAGCTTCATGCTCAATCCTCATTAGCACTTTTACATCTTGACGTATGGGGGCCCGCGCCAGTCCCCTCAAATTTTGGATACCATTATTATTTGTCCATTGTTGATGACCACACTCGGTTCACTTGGTTATACCCTTTGGCTAAGAAGTCAGATGTCTTTCCTACATTTATTACCTTCAAAAAGATGGTGGAAAATCGGTTTAGTTCTAAAATCAAGCAGTTGCAGGTTGATGGTGGGGGTGAATTTATCAACAAATTATTCCTCGCATTTTTACGTGATCATGGCATATCGCATCAAATTTCTTGTCCCTACactccccaacaaaatggagtGGTGGAAAGGAAACATCGCCATATTGTTGCAATGGGTCTCTGTCTACTAGCCCAATCGCGATTGCCTCTTAGTTTTTGGGTTGAAGCCTTCTCCACTACAGTTTTTCTGATCAATCGCTTACCAACACCGCAGCTTGATAATCTATCTCCCTATGAGAAGCTCCTTCACCGTTCACCAGATTACAAATTTCTCAAAAGTTTTGGATGTGCTTGCTTTCCCCACCTGGTGCCATACAACAAGCATAAGTTATCTTTTAAATCTCTTCCATGTGTATTTCTTGGTTATGATGATCACTATAAGGGTTATCGCTGTCTTGATCCTTTTTCAGGTCGCATCTATACGTCTCGGAATGTGACCTTTGATGAAACAACCTTCCCTTACAAGCAACCCCAGCTTCCATCTCCTTTGCACTCAAATGGGCTtccacctctctctcttgccGACCAGCCCATATCTCTTGGGCCCTCTAATCCTCTGGTCAGCCCTTCTCCCTCATATCCCTCATCTCTTAATCCCACAGGCTCATCACTTCCACCTATTTCTTCTGACCCTATTAGCTTCCCCCATTCCTTCGACACCCCCTTGTTCTCCCCTCTGTCCTCTTCTGTATCCCCAACAACACTGACCACGAACCCAGCCGATCCTTCTCTGGTATCCAGCATCCCCCATTCGTCGCCTCTTTCCACTGAAACCTCTCCGCCCCTTTCCACTGAACCCTCGCTGCCCATTTACACAGAAACCTCGCCGCCCCTTTCCACAGACCCATCGCCCTCAATTTCCCCAGACCTATCCTTCGACTCTGACGGAACAACCCCACCCCTTACCCCACCTCCCACTTCTTCACCTCTTGATCCATCGATTTTCCCTAACTCTCCAGATACACCCAATCCTCCACAAAAATTCAAGAGTCTCCAAACCATTGTCCCATTTGGTCCAGAACCCAAACCCCTCCACTCTCAAACCAGCCCCCATCCCTTACCCCTTGCCCTTTCTGCTGAAGCTTCTGATCCCCTGTCCCTTGAACCTACCAGCTTTACCCATGCTTCCAAACACAGCCACTGGCTCGATGCTATGCACGATGAATATGCTGCACTCATGAAGAACCAGACCTGGTCCTTAGTTCCTGCCACCTCCCGCATGAATATTGTGGGGTGCAAGTGGGTCTTCAAAGTTAAACGGAGGGCAGATGGCTCAATTGACAGATACAAGGCTCGTCTTGTTGCCAAGGGATTCAATCAGAAGGAAGGCTTTGATTATGTGGAAACTTTTAGCCCGGTGGTCAAACCGGCTACCATTCGCACTATATTGTCTTTGGCACTTTCCTACCATTGGCCTCTTCAGCAATTGGATGTTCGTAATGCCTTCTTGAATGGGTACTTGCAAGAGGAGGTCTACATGAAACAACCCCCTGGTTTTCATGATCCCTCTCACCCTCAATATGTTTGTCGGCTCCACAAGGCTCTGTACGGCCTTAAGCAGGCACCTCGCGCTTGGTTCCAACGCCTTAGTGCCTTTCTCCTTGCCCAGCACTTTGTTCACAGTCACTCTGATGCATCGCTCTTTATTCGTCGCTCCTCTTCCTGCACAGTGTATGTTCTAGTGTATGTGGATGACATCATTGTTACTGGCTCTCCCTCATCCAGTGTCAACCACTTCATTGATCATCTATGTTCAACTTTTGACAGCCGCCGTATGGGTGAGCTCAACTTCTTCCTTGGCATGGAAATTAATCGGTTTTCTGACcatttatttctctctcagACTCGCTATGCA includes the following:
- the LOC117621264 gene encoding UPF0481 protein At3g47200-like gives rise to the protein MAANNVRNENEILASSIQAKLHQQSPSRAHHCIFRIPHVLLKGKEEVYVPHLLSIGPFQRGLQFQAMEVIKSWYLHCLLDRKPTPTTGLEDFVGAIRDMEQDCRDCYEENIDLTSDEFVEMMVVDGCFIIELFRKFSGEVLIKDDDPVFHRPWMEPILINDLLLLENQLPWKVIDRLFDLTRESNAGNRYSLSELTLEYFEGYTLRMRDWQHVREALEGKHLLDLVKNSLLSSRAQPSRAQSSRAQPSRAQHLGRTSSLRMPSVTELEKSGIIFIRGTGPDMFNITFKNGVMRIPQIRIHKNGESLFRNLVAYEQCETASIITSYAALLEQLITSDKDVECLAKCGITENVSGYDISLVFSSLSNDVRPRNCCYWRLYRDVNDHCLIPFNRFKGEFRTYFKNPFQFTNFAYAVVLVTVLTLIQTVYSILSYIKPQQ